One genomic segment of Paraburkholderia hospita includes these proteins:
- a CDS encoding SH3 domain-containing protein, which produces MHFDYREFHINASPLDEGGRYYARAKIYRRDPVTGDAVEVKYSGDLGDYPSDADAIEAAQRWAIQWCDNSSG; this is translated from the coding sequence ATGCATTTCGACTATAGGGAGTTTCACATCAACGCGTCGCCTCTTGATGAAGGCGGCCGTTACTATGCTCGAGCAAAGATCTACCGGCGCGACCCGGTGACCGGAGATGCCGTGGAAGTGAAATATTCGGGCGACCTTGGCGACTATCCCTCTGACGCGGATGCTATCGAAGCGGCGCAGCGTTGGGCGATTCAGTGGTGCGACAACAGCTCCGGATAG
- a CDS encoding IS3 family transposase, translated as MYSYEDRIRAVKLYVKFGKRLSATVRQLGYPTTKSLERWYHTYERCLHLPRERICVRPRYSAEQKKAATDHYMNHGQCLAATTKALGYPGRGTLVAWLDELHPERKKRALGKTSGIRYAPELRQSAVIDLCTRGESAEEVAKKIGVSRPTLYNWRNRLLGQEAVSTMTRRNDPPQTSEQTTLEQQVESLRRDIRKLQIEHDILKKANEILKKGLGVDPQLLTNREKTELVDALKQTYTLPELLAELRLARSSYFYHRARLQSADKYASARLAIADIFELNHRCYGYRRVRAALGRQKVFISEKVVRRLMKQENLSAATTRRRRYGSYAGEIGPAPDNLINRDFRAAAPNEKWLTDITEFQIPAGKVYLSPIIDCFDGLVISWSIGTRPDAELVNTMLDAAVEAMGSSNSRPVVHSDRGAHYRWPGWLTRIREANLIRSMSRKGCSPDNAACEGFFGRLKTELFYSRDWQAISTDQFIEVVDSYIRWYNEKRIKISLGALSPIEYRESLGLTT; from the coding sequence ATGTATTCCTACGAAGATCGCATCCGAGCGGTCAAGCTCTACGTGAAGTTTGGAAAGCGCCTTTCCGCGACCGTTCGTCAATTGGGCTATCCCACAACGAAATCCCTCGAACGTTGGTATCACACATACGAGCGATGCCTGCATTTGCCGAGGGAACGTATTTGCGTGAGGCCGCGCTATTCGGCAGAACAAAAAAAGGCGGCCACAGACCACTACATGAACCACGGCCAGTGTCTGGCAGCAACGACAAAGGCCTTGGGATATCCGGGACGTGGGACGCTCGTCGCATGGCTCGACGAGTTGCATCCTGAACGAAAGAAACGCGCTCTCGGGAAGACTTCGGGTATTCGATACGCACCAGAGCTCAGGCAATCCGCGGTCATCGATCTGTGCACGCGAGGGGAAAGCGCTGAGGAAGTTGCCAAAAAGATTGGCGTGAGCCGCCCAACGTTGTACAACTGGAGAAATCGGTTACTGGGTCAGGAGGCTGTTTCGACCATGACACGCCGCAACGATCCGCCGCAGACCTCCGAGCAGACGACGCTGGAGCAGCAGGTCGAATCACTCCGACGAGACATCCGGAAGCTCCAGATCGAACACGACATCCTGAAGAAGGCCAATGAAATATTAAAAAAAGGCCTGGGCGTCGACCCGCAACTCCTGACGAATCGGGAGAAGACGGAGCTGGTTGATGCCCTCAAACAGACTTACACGCTGCCGGAGCTTCTTGCTGAATTGAGGCTTGCCCGTAGCTCCTACTTCTATCACCGGGCGCGGTTACAGAGTGCCGACAAGTATGCTAGTGCACGCCTTGCCATTGCAGATATCTTTGAACTGAATCACCGCTGCTACGGATATCGCCGGGTGCGTGCGGCACTCGGCAGACAGAAAGTCTTCATCTCGGAGAAGGTCGTTCGGCGCCTGATGAAGCAGGAAAATCTAAGCGCGGCCACGACGAGGCGACGTCGATACGGCTCCTACGCTGGAGAAATAGGTCCGGCTCCAGATAACCTTATCAATCGGGACTTCCGGGCCGCAGCACCGAATGAAAAATGGCTCACAGACATCACAGAGTTCCAGATTCCTGCCGGCAAAGTCTATCTGTCGCCAATCATTGACTGCTTCGATGGGCTTGTGATCAGCTGGTCGATCGGTACGCGACCAGACGCCGAGCTTGTGAACACGATGCTCGATGCTGCCGTCGAAGCAATGGGCAGCAGCAACAGCCGACCTGTGGTCCATTCGGATCGCGGTGCGCATTATCGCTGGCCAGGCTGGCTAACCCGAATACGTGAGGCCAATCTGATCCGTTCAATGTCGCGCAAAGGCTGCTCGCCTGACAACGCGGCGTGTGAAGGCTTCTTTGGACGGCTGAAAACGGAACTGTTTTACTCTCGAGACTGGCAGGCCATCAGCACCGACCAATTCATCGAGGTCGTTGATTCGTACATTCGCTGGTACAACGAGAAACGGATCAAGATCTCACTTGGCGCACTCAGTCCGATTGAATACCGGGAGAGTCTCGGGCTGACGACTTAA
- a CDS encoding RraA family protein: MNPIGWREYESAPQASPATLAALRELAVSLLSDNMARASGIVGLQAYHRPHAMAGTAVTVRTRGGDNLAIHRAFDFCRPGDVLVIDGGGELTQALMGDIMASYAESLGVQGLVIDGAIRDVGALRQREFPVYARGVTHRGPYKNGPGEINVPVTVGRMVVNPGDIIVGDEDGLLAIAPSDVESVIEGARKQGAKEAAALRSITEGRFDRTWVMPHRDRMMNG; encoded by the coding sequence ATGAATCCGATCGGCTGGCGCGAATATGAATCGGCTCCGCAAGCGAGCCCTGCAACGCTGGCTGCGTTGCGCGAGCTTGCTGTGTCGCTGCTCAGCGACAACATGGCGCGCGCAAGTGGAATAGTGGGCTTGCAGGCGTATCACAGGCCGCATGCGATGGCGGGTACGGCTGTCACGGTGCGCACGCGTGGCGGCGACAATCTCGCGATCCATCGTGCGTTCGATTTTTGCAGGCCCGGCGATGTGCTCGTGATCGACGGCGGCGGCGAACTGACCCAGGCGCTGATGGGCGACATCATGGCGAGTTATGCGGAAAGCCTCGGCGTGCAGGGGCTCGTGATCGACGGTGCGATACGGGATGTCGGCGCACTGCGTCAACGGGAGTTTCCCGTGTATGCGCGGGGCGTCACGCATCGCGGGCCTTACAAGAATGGACCAGGGGAAATCAATGTGCCCGTGACGGTTGGACGGATGGTGGTCAATCCGGGCGACATCATCGTTGGCGATGAAGATGGACTGCTGGCAATTGCACCTTCGGATGTGGAAAGCGTGATTGAAGGCGCGCGCAAGCAGGGCGCGAAGGAAGCGGCTGCGTTGCGATCGATTACCGAAGGCCGTTTCGACCGGACATGGGTGATGCCGCATCGCGATCGGATGATGAACGGGTGA
- a CDS encoding amidohydrolase family protein, with protein MIIDCHGHYTTSPRPHEAWRAKQIAALKDGTPVPPRPVITDDEIRESIETGQRRIQRERGTDLTIFSPRAAGMGHHLAGAEANAVWSSECNDLVHRVCSLFPRHFVGVCQLPQAPGVSPANSIAELRRCVQELGFIGCNLNPDPSGGHWSGPPLTDRFWYPLYEAMVELDVPAMIHVSSSCNPNFHATGAHYINGDTSVFMQLLTADLFADFPDLRFIIPHGGGAVPYHWGRYRGLAQDMKRPLLRDYLLNNVFFDTCVYHQPGAELLAKVIPVENILFASETIGAVQGIDPETGHYYDDTRRYIDAIEWLSDADRQRIYEDNARTVYSRLTAQLDKQLATEGATI; from the coding sequence ATGATCATCGATTGCCACGGTCATTACACGACGTCGCCACGACCGCACGAGGCGTGGCGCGCGAAGCAGATTGCCGCGCTGAAGGACGGCACGCCCGTACCGCCGCGTCCCGTCATCACGGATGACGAGATCCGCGAAAGCATCGAAACGGGACAGCGCCGCATTCAACGCGAGCGCGGCACCGACCTCACGATTTTCTCGCCACGCGCCGCGGGCATGGGACATCATCTCGCAGGCGCAGAGGCGAATGCCGTCTGGTCGAGCGAGTGCAATGATCTCGTGCATCGTGTTTGCTCGCTATTTCCAAGGCATTTCGTCGGTGTGTGCCAGTTGCCGCAGGCGCCCGGTGTGTCGCCCGCGAACAGCATTGCCGAACTGCGCCGGTGTGTGCAGGAGCTTGGTTTTATCGGCTGCAATCTGAATCCCGATCCGTCGGGCGGGCACTGGTCCGGGCCGCCGCTTACCGATCGCTTCTGGTATCCGTTATACGAAGCAATGGTGGAACTCGATGTGCCCGCGATGATTCATGTGTCGTCATCGTGCAATCCGAATTTTCATGCGACGGGCGCGCATTACATCAACGGCGATACGTCCGTGTTCATGCAGTTGCTCACCGCTGATCTGTTCGCGGACTTTCCAGATTTGCGCTTCATCATTCCTCATGGCGGCGGTGCCGTGCCTTATCACTGGGGACGTTATCGCGGGCTCGCGCAGGACATGAAGCGGCCGTTGCTGCGCGACTATCTGCTGAACAACGTGTTCTTCGATACGTGCGTCTATCACCAGCCCGGTGCCGAGTTGCTTGCGAAAGTGATTCCTGTTGAGAACATTCTTTTCGCGTCGGAAACCATCGGCGCAGTGCAGGGCATCGATCCCGAGACGGGTCACTACTATGACGACACGCGGCGCTATATCGATGCAATCGAATGGCTTAGCGACGCGGACCGGCAGCGCATCTACGAAGACAACGCGCGGACAGTGTATTCACGCCTCACCGCGCAACTCGACAAACAACTGGCAACGGAAGGGGCGACGATATGA